cctttaaTTTCTCATCGTTGCTAGATCAAAAAAGGAAGAAGTCAAAAAGTACGTTTTTAGTATCTACCCTTAACACTAACAGTACAATCTTTTCCCATGAGGAAAACATTTGCttgctctcactctctctcactctttttcTAATCTACGACAACATTAACGTTAGTTCCTATCGTTTATCATTTTTTCATGATATGGTTTCTTAAGGTGCGAAGGCTGAAGGATAAGCTAAACGGTCTGTTATTCGCAGCACGTTGTCgattattcttatttctttttttcttttaataacgtAGAAATAAGCATAAAATTATAGATAACAGGAACGCACGTCAGATGCGTTCTTCGGTTctgtctttttttctctttacgATATTCATATTGTGTTGTCGTAACGGTGATGATCATTCTCGCTGCGCAAATCACTATGGAAATGTGCAACACTGTCATTCTTACGTTCCAACCACTTTTGTCTCGCGAGAAGAATCTACGTGTCCTCTTCCGTTCGCTTTCTAAAGGCTTAACAATAAATCGCGGTTCAGTTCGCTCTATTGAAATCGGGAATAGAATTCTAATAggaataaagtattaaataataaaatctgaAAATAGAGTATTTAAACTACAGCAGCCTGGGGCTAAAAGTCTATAAAATGGAATACAAAAAATACGTCGAAATCTTTAACGAGAAAAGGAGTATAAGAACTAATGAGCTATTTTTCTTCATCGTATCAtttgcttttttcttttctcccggAGGCTCGCaatatatcttttttctttcatgtgtcacttctttctttttaacgaACCTACTATGTACGTATCTTTCGACGTCTCTCTCGCCGAACGTGTCACCTGATCCTGCTCACTTGCTCGGCCGTGTTTTCTAACGTGGTTTGTGCGCTAAGAGAAATATTTGCCTGTATCACAGACTTCTTTGATAACATCGCTGGTCATGCCCCATGTGTTGCAGAGTtacgttaattaaataaatacataatttaattgaaagctTCTCCTCCTCGTCGCTTATTGCGATTTAGACAAAGATCTATCTTAGCCGGTACTCTCCCTATAAAACCGTGTTTTTGTTTGACGCTGCTTCTTAAAAAGTCATATACGGTAAACACAGCAAATTTCCTTAGAAAATTGTCTTGCGTTTACTCGTCACGAATGAATGTGGTGTTCTCAGCGGCATTCCCCTAACCAACGAAATCCATGAatcgtttctcttttccttttctaattGATTTAAATACGATATGTCTCTACTGATGCGCGAAGTGACGATATTTTGTTCGCGCGGTCTCGTTAAGTTTTACATAAAAACAGTGAGAACACATAATAATGGATTGCAACGGGTGAAGGGaaggaaaatgataataataacatgtAATTGGCAGCATTGGAATACTTGCCTGATCAACTCCAACTCCGGTTTAAAGCTGAGGACTGTTTTCTGACTACACGCGACACTTGCTCTATGctggatttcttttttttatcattctttTGTTTGTGTTTTTTTCCTTTCGCGTTTGTTTTTGTCTTTTTTATATTAGGATTTGATGGTTATCGGGTTTGCGCGCAAGCTTAAGCTGATGATCCTAATTGGCAATATCGATGAACACAAACAAACGGCAAAACGTGTGGCTTTTGATGGGTGCGAAGGAAGTTTACGTTGGATTGGGAGATTGCTGTTGAGAACTATACTCCAATAGGGCTATCGGGAACGTCTTGATGTGCGTTTGCCACTGCGCCGACAGTTGGAAGAATTTTACGCCGTACCATTCAGTACCGTCGATGCTCACTAGAAACACGAAGGAAATAATTGTACTACTAAATTACACCATCGTTACACAGATTCGACtcctattaacacgttgactcccacggtggtcactggtgaccggaacttcaaaattgcttaaatgcaattacaatatgaaaactgatgtcgaataaaaatacttagtaacacaaacagctagatgatagtgtaacatgtgtactgtgataccaagtcattaataattatttctaataccatttgcctttcttatgaaagaatatgtattgttatacaaaacgttcgaaattctcgtggcagtcaacgtgttaacgttaaCATTGCGTCGAAGATAATTTTAGAAAAGGATATTTGTCTTTTGTAAGTCCatttgtaaaaagaatattcatgTTTTCGATAAACTCTTAAAATGTGAATACGCCAACATTGCTAAGAAAATCAGTATTTCTCttttaaagatatataaaaaaaaattaaagtaaagtCTGTTAATCGCGATTGGATGATCAATATAAAAGTAAGAAGTGCACGAGGGTTAATCATTCGAGTGTGCAAGTTAATggctaaattatttaaaaagaaaaataaattcaacatttcAAACTCACATATTTGGACtcataattgtaaattaattttaagtacCCAAACGCCATACGATTTAACTTTAAATCTAAACTAGTAGACATTGAGGATTTTATTTACCTCTTAATGGAATGTTATGAGTTTTCGCAGAACATATTAGTCGCGTGACGCCGTCGACCGTTTGACTCTTTGGCTcgttttccttctctttttctttcttcttgccCAATCTCATTACTGTAAAAGTAGCAACGTTATGGGATGGTATTACGTGAAAGAAAGCAAAAAGGAAGTAATCTGAAAACGTTCAAATATGTTTCATTAAGTTAATAGTCGAACATCGTCTCGAGTGTACGcacttttctgtttcttctctttcgttgtGTAATTCATGGACAGATGATTGCCAGGGGTTTCCCCGTGAGGCGGGAGTCTTTGAACGTGGAGCGCCCTGAATGCCTGCCTCAACGTGTTCTTGCCCTTTTCTCCCTGAGTCTGCTTACTCCAGTAATCAAGTTGCAGCTCGACCGGCTCCCAACCTTCCCTCATTGGTTGACCGACATTGGGACTGCTCGGTGGCGTTAACCGACCGGGCGGCGGGATTGGCAGACCCGGGGGTGGCAAAGAGGGCGGCGAACCGGACATCGTGGCGTTGCTTTCATCCAGATCGACCGAAGCAGAGGAACTGCTATCCGGACAACCCACCCGGACATCGTTTATGAACGGTATAAATATCTGGCTGCTGTCGTCCGTCTCCCTGGAAATTAGGATAAGTATATGGTAAGTACTTTTGTCAATGGAATACGAATTTTATGAATTCATGGCATTTTAGAGTTTCTAAAGTTTTCTAGAGAAAAACGCTACGGCACAATCCGTAATGAATTATACAGATGAACTTAGTCTGTCAGTTCGATTTATTGAGTAGATTTGACTGTTTAccatgtgtaaaattatattacaaagttAATTATAATCAAAGTATATTACGATTTCGTTCAACATAAGTAAGAGTGTTAAAAGGTTGAACACTATTCACTAGGATTGATCTAAGTTTCATAAAATCACATTcttattatgttataataagCGAAGCCCTAAAATGTTATGCTAATGTAAAATGCGGCGtagtaatacatttaataagGTCTAAtgtcatttctttttcttaatgaattagAATCACTTACCATCTAGGCGTAATAAAAAGAAGCGATTGATTACCTGTACGTAACCATGGCTTCTGCGATTGGCAACAGCAAGGTAGTCCCAGCGACAGCCAAATACTCCGACACCCTAACTGCGCACTCGCTAGCGCCTCCGCCCTCTCTTTCCAGCAGGTCTTTCCATTCATCGCTGAAAAGCATCGAGTACATCCCGTCTATCGAACTGAGATACTTCGACAATGTATTGGATCCCAACGGCACGACCAAGAACTTGAGATAATTCTGCCAATCCGGTGGCCGGAAGCTCAGCAGGTCCACGTAATGGCGCAGCACCGTGTTCACGAAACTGTCTCCACCAGCGATCACCACTTTAATCGGCGCAGGTGGTTTCGCTGAACTGTTGCAACtgtaaaaaaaatgatatcTCCCAAATACGCCGTGTTTCAAATGTAATCGTTCGTGACTATGTTCCTTATTAACTTCTTCAACCCCTTTATGCAAAAATGTCTATACGAATTTGTATTAGTATTTTCTGAATAGTAAACATAAAATACTATTTACTCCGTAAATAGTACTCTTATGAATACGTAATAAGAAgtgggaaaaatataaaaatatttttatttaattagagCTTCTGGAAATGCTTTAAAATAACCGGAATCCAATATGTTAGCTGTTAATTAAACAGTATTAAGGATTTCGAGCGATGTTATAACTGATACATCCATCAAGTAATCGTTTTCTCACAAgtcaaattaatttgaatttgaagattgctttaaataaagtttataatcaataaatataaaccGCCGTGTGGAAGTCTCGTGTGctcgtttctttttaaataaaggAAGGTTTTCCGGTTGACATCTTAATTGGATGAATAATATCgataatgtattaaattaacTAATTACGGCGACGGTGGACGGTATCTTTTTGAAAGGAATGatagttacaatttttgtattcgTGTGACCAAGCATGTAAACGTGGCACGAATGTCAGCTGGAGATGCAGTGGTCAGAACTCTGTGGTTCATCTCCTGAAGCCTCGTAGCAAGCAACGCTCCACCTGGATCCGCTAACGAGACCAATGACACAGAGTCCGGTAAGCTGTCATCGGGTAAAACGCGGCTTAATTGCTCTACTAACGCTTTCCTTGGCTGAAACAGTGTACAGATTTATCAATGTAGGCTCGATATATTGCGGATGTTTAAATTGATTAAAGATGAAGTAAGTTTTTTAGAAGAATACAttgaaaaattagtaatatagaaatatacaggTAAAGTTTCAGATTTGTGTTCGAAGAAAATGAAGTTTCTATTTCTACGAATAAACGTTTTTGAGAAAGAAAGACCTTTATATAAAGTGTCGCAAACAGTGTATTATAACTTAATATAGATTTTTCTCTACTCCACTACAGTGTAATAATGAAACATATGTAGAAAGACTGATCTACTACTGAAAATGACAATTTTCGTAATGGCATATCTACATATCTGCACTACTCACTGATTGGTACATAACTGTTGACGACAGATATAGAGATAAGAATAACAGAGTTATCGAAACGATATGCTATTTCAAATTCTCATTTCTCATTCCCATGTCAATTAGAATTTGTCCGAAATTGATACAAGTTTGTTAAATAACGCGTATATACACACGATGATCtacgaaaaactgaaaaatctgATATACAGTGAAAATAGACACAGAATCTCTAGGATGATAGATGTTTCcaaatttttgtatgtattgagttgaaatttttttaataagaaataaaaaagagtCCTCAACTGTTCACTAACTAAATAAATACTACGTAAAAGCGAGAAAGAAGTGATTTCTATACAAGTTATAATAGTTTCGAAAAcatattatttgttttgaaggaaaaatttgttttgtttaccACATATAAAAAAACATGGAAATTGTTGCATCGACCCAATAAGAACATAGATATTTGATAATCTAAATGAGATCGAGTCATTTTACCCAGGATTACTCTACTCGCGCGCAACCTTATTTTTTAACCTTAAAGCATGCAACGAAATATTCTGAGCGTGCGGATCTACCTCAGAGCTGTTCAAGTCGGCGGGTGGCTTCAAGTCCACGCTGAGACTGTGTTTTTTAGACTTATTGCTACCCGGTGCGCCTCTGTCGCGAGCAAAAAGTCTGCTCCTTTTGTCCGAGCCCTCGTTTTTGTTGTGCTGCTCTGATTTCGGCGGAGAGCCCGGTACGTAATTCGGTGGATCGTTCGCCTCGTGATCCGTCCAATTTTCGGGATGGGAATCACTGTCCGCTCTCCGGGAGCTATCATCGCTTTGCCTATCCACGCCTCGTTCtgcaatgaaatttcattactcCTCGTTGCAGCGCGCCCATCGATGGTTTCGCACCGCCACGCCGCGCTACGCCGCAAGCCCGAGACCAACCCCCTTTCCTCGTTGCCGCGTTTCGagtcatttaaccccttgccacaaGAATTATTTCTCAACCATGATCGGTACATCCACTTTGTCATtactaatttattgaaaaaagggaaaaattttgggtatattctatgcctatgtttgctctataatataataattgataacagaaaaataacatttaatttgaatccaAAAGAACCgagcaatatttttttaattcgaaagaattgcgtaatatttatgttttttaaacTCCGTTTAAAATGTTCACTATGAGTCTgaaacgttattataaggcaaggggttgacgtGCGCTCC
Above is a genomic segment from Nomia melanderi isolate GNS246 chromosome 8, iyNomMela1, whole genome shotgun sequence containing:
- the KrT95D gene encoding phosphofurin acidic cluster sorting protein KrT95D isoform X2 is translated as MAERTKTTAPATRPVPMKLFATWEVDRTAPDCIPRLCSLTLTRLVILRPLGSDLTSISIAVKMHGTKRTLRSNEMAIPPGGMLDTELELQFALQYPHFLKRDGNKLLILLQRRKRYKNRTMLGYKTLAEGLINMAQVLQKQMDLELELVSYKAEKYGGHSVAIARVSVVALSSQPVDQDKRLMNDPNERLCPEFSDEEEEFSSEGEAEGSDSEPTLEVHRRKSRAKIPANARRLMERLSLLQQRNLKQKFIALLKRRFRVSEDLDQDQEEIGQKLSGGDMEIEELFDELEDLSDSGPELDTMSVSSTPKPSLRPFFSSSRSLLAPPHSVANEETGSTPVTAIGQHSAGQPPKEKHRVGHSTPERGVDRQSDDSSRRADSDSHPENWTDHEANDPPNYVPGSPPKSEQHNKNEGSDKRSRLFARDRGAPGSNKSKKHSLSVDLKPPADLNSSEPRKALVEQLSRVLPDDSLPDSVSLVSLADPGGALLATRLQEMNHRVLTTASPADIRATFTCLVTRIQKFCNSSAKPPAPIKVVIAGGDSFVNTVLRHYVDLLSFRPPDWQNYLKFLVVPLGSNTLSKYLSSIDGMYSMLFSDEWKDLLEREGGGASECAVRVSEYLAVAGTTLLLPIAEAMVTYRETDDSSQIFIPFINDVRVGCPDSSSSASVDLDESNATMSGSPPSLPPPGLPIPPPGRLTPPSSPNVGQPMREGWEPVELQLDYWSKQTQGEKGKNTLRQAFRALHVQRLPPHGETPGNHLSMNYTTKEKKQKNYFLFAFFHVIPSHNVATFTVMRLGKKKEKEKENEPKSQTVDGVTRLICSAKTHNIPLRVSIDGTEWYGVKFFQLSAQWQTHIKTFPIALLEYSSQQQSPNPT
- the KrT95D gene encoding phosphofurin acidic cluster sorting protein KrT95D isoform X4 — its product is MAERTKTTAPATRPVPMKLFATWEVDRTAPDCIPRLCSLTLTRLVILRPLGSDLTSISIAVKMHGTKRTLRSNEMAIPPGGMLDTELELQFALQYPHFLKRDGNKLLILLQRRKRYKNRTMLGYKTLAEGLINMAQVLQKQMDLELELVSYKAEKYGGHSVAIARVSVVALSSQPVDQDKRLMNDPNERLCPEFSDEEEEFSSEGEAEGSDSEPTLEVHRRKSRAKIPANARRLMERLSLLQQRNLKQKFIALLKRRFRVSEDLDQDQEEIGQKLSGGDMEIEELFDELEDLSDSGPELDTMSVSSTPKPSLRPFFSSSRSLLAPPHSVVANEETGSTPVTAIGQHSAGQPPKEKHRVGHSTPERGVDRQSDDSSRRADSDSHPENWTDHEANDPPNYVPGSPPKSEQHNKNEGSDKRSRLFARDRGAPGSNKSKKHSLSVDLKPPADLNSSEPRKALVEQLSRVLPDDSLPDSVSLVSLADPGGALLATRLQEMNHRVLTTASPADIRATFTCLVTRIQKFCNSSAKPPAPIKVVIAGGDSFVNTVLRHYVDLLSFRPPDWQNYLKFLVVPLGSNTLSKYLSSIDGMYSMLFSDEWKDLLEREGGGASECAVRVSEYLAVAGTTLLLPIAEAMVTYRETDDSSQIFIPFINDVRVGCPDSSSSASVDLDESNATMSGSPPSLPPPGLPIPPPGRLTPPSSPNVGQPMREGWEPVELQLDYWSKQTQGEKGKNTLRQAFRALHVQRLPPHGETPGNHLSMNYTTKEKKQKIMRLGKKKEKEKENEPKSQTVDGVTRLICSAKTHNIPLRVSIDGTEWYGVKFFQLSAQWQTHIKTFPIALLEYSSQQQSPNPT
- the KrT95D gene encoding phosphofurin acidic cluster sorting protein KrT95D isoform X5 — its product is MAERTKTTAPATRPVPMKLFATWEVDRTAPDCIPRLCSLTLTRLVILRPLGSDLTSISIAVKMHGTKRTLRSNEMAIPPGGMLDTELELQFALQYPHFLKRDGNKLLILLQRRKRYKNRTMLGYKTLAEGLINMAQVLQKQMDLELELVSYKAEKYGGHSVAIARVSVVALSSQPVDQDKRLMNDPNERLCPEFSDEEEEFSSEGEAEGSDSEPTLEVHRRKSRAKIPANARQRNLKQKFIALLKRRFRVSEDLDQDQEEIGQKLSGGDMEIEELFDELEDLSDSGPELDTMSVSSTPKPSLRPFFSSSRSLLAPPHSVVANEETGSTPVTAIGQHSAGQPPKEKHRVGHSTPERGVDRQSDDSSRRADSDSHPENWTDHEANDPPNYVPGSPPKSEQHNKNEGSDKRSRLFARDRGAPGSNKSKKHSLSVDLKPPADLNSSEPRKALVEQLSRVLPDDSLPDSVSLVSLADPGGALLATRLQEMNHRVLTTASPADIRATFTCLVTRIQKFCNSSAKPPAPIKVVIAGGDSFVNTVLRHYVDLLSFRPPDWQNYLKFLVVPLGSNTLSKYLSSIDGMYSMLFSDEWKDLLEREGGGASECAVRVSEYLAVAGTTLLLPIAEAMVTYRETDDSSQIFIPFINDVRVGCPDSSSSASVDLDESNATMSGSPPSLPPPGLPIPPPGRLTPPSSPNVGQPMREGWEPVELQLDYWSKQTQGEKGKNTLRQAFRALHVQRLPPHGETPGNHLSMNYTTKEKKQKIMRLGKKKEKEKENEPKSQTVDGVTRLICSAKTHNIPLRVSIDGTEWYGVKFFQLSAQWQTHIKTFPIALLEYSSQQQSPNPT
- the KrT95D gene encoding phosphofurin acidic cluster sorting protein KrT95D isoform X1; its protein translation is MAERTKTTAPATRPVPMKLFATWEVDRTAPDCIPRLCSLTLTRLVILRPLGSDLTSISIAVKMHGTKRTLRSNEMAIPPGGMLDTELELQFALQYPHFLKRDGNKLLILLQRRKRYKNRTMLGYKTLAEGLINMAQVLQKQMDLELELVSYKAEKYGGHSVAIARVSVVALSSQPVDQDKRLMNDPNERLCPEFSDEEEEFSSEGEAEGSDSEPTLEVHRRKSRAKIPANARRLMERLSLLQQRNLKQKFIALLKRRFRVSEDLDQDQEEIGQKLSGGDMEIEELFDELEDLSDSGPELDTMSVSSTPKPSLRPFFSSSRSLLAPPHSVVANEETGSTPVTAIGQHSAGQPPKEKHRVGHSTPERGVDRQSDDSSRRADSDSHPENWTDHEANDPPNYVPGSPPKSEQHNKNEGSDKRSRLFARDRGAPGSNKSKKHSLSVDLKPPADLNSSEPRKALVEQLSRVLPDDSLPDSVSLVSLADPGGALLATRLQEMNHRVLTTASPADIRATFTCLVTRIQKFCNSSAKPPAPIKVVIAGGDSFVNTVLRHYVDLLSFRPPDWQNYLKFLVVPLGSNTLSKYLSSIDGMYSMLFSDEWKDLLEREGGGASECAVRVSEYLAVAGTTLLLPIAEAMVTYRETDDSSQIFIPFINDVRVGCPDSSSSASVDLDESNATMSGSPPSLPPPGLPIPPPGRLTPPSSPNVGQPMREGWEPVELQLDYWSKQTQGEKGKNTLRQAFRALHVQRLPPHGETPGNHLSMNYTTKEKKQKNYFLFAFFHVIPSHNVATFTVMRLGKKKEKEKENEPKSQTVDGVTRLICSAKTHNIPLRVSIDGTEWYGVKFFQLSAQWQTHIKTFPIALLEYSSQQQSPNPT
- the KrT95D gene encoding phosphofurin acidic cluster sorting protein KrT95D isoform X6, with the protein product MAERTKTTAPATRPVPMKLFATWEVDRTAPDCIPRLCSLTLTRLVILRPLGSDLTSISIAVKMHGTKRTLRSNEMAIPPGGMLDTELELQFALQYPHFLKRDGNKLLILLQRRKRYKNRTMLGYKTLAEGLINMAQVLQKQMDLELELVSYKAEKYGGHSVAIARVSVVALSSQPVDQDKRLMNDPNERLCPEFSDEEEEFSSEGEAEGSDSEPTLEVHRRKSRAKIPANARRLMERLSLLQQRNLKQKFIALLKRRFRVSEDLDQDQEEIGQKLSGGDMEIEELFDELEDLSDSGPELDTMSVSSTPKPSLRPFFSSSRSLLAPPHSERGVDRQSDDSSRRADSDSHPENWTDHEANDPPNYVPGSPPKSEQHNKNEGSDKRSRLFARDRGAPGSNKSKKHSLSVDLKPPADLNSSEPRKALVEQLSRVLPDDSLPDSVSLVSLADPGGALLATRLQEMNHRVLTTASPADIRATFTCLVTRIQKFCNSSAKPPAPIKVVIAGGDSFVNTVLRHYVDLLSFRPPDWQNYLKFLVVPLGSNTLSKYLSSIDGMYSMLFSDEWKDLLEREGGGASECAVRVSEYLAVAGTTLLLPIAEAMVTYRETDDSSQIFIPFINDVRVGCPDSSSSASVDLDESNATMSGSPPSLPPPGLPIPPPGRLTPPSSPNVGQPMREGWEPVELQLDYWSKQTQGEKGKNTLRQAFRALHVQRLPPHGETPGNHLSMNYTTKEKKQKNYFLFAFFHVIPSHNVATFTVMRLGKKKEKEKENEPKSQTVDGVTRLICSAKTHNIPLRVSIDGTEWYGVKFFQLSAQWQTHIKTFPIALLEYSSQQQSPNPT
- the KrT95D gene encoding phosphofurin acidic cluster sorting protein KrT95D isoform X3; its protein translation is MAERTKTTAPATRPVPMKLFATWEVDRTAPDCIPRLCSLTLTRLVILRPLGSDLTSISIAVKMHGTKRTLRSNEMAIPPGGMLDTELELQFALQYPHFLKRDGNKLLILLQRRKRYKNRTMLGYKTLAEGLINMAQVLQKQMDLELELVSYKAEKYGGHSVAIARVSVVALSSQPVDQDKRLMNDPNERLCPEFSDEEEEFSSEGEAEGSDSEPTLEVHRRKSRAKIPANARQRNLKQKFIALLKRRFRVSEDLDQDQEEIGQKLSGGDMEIEELFDELEDLSDSGPELDTMSVSSTPKPSLRPFFSSSRSLLAPPHSVVANEETGSTPVTAIGQHSAGQPPKEKHRVGHSTPERGVDRQSDDSSRRADSDSHPENWTDHEANDPPNYVPGSPPKSEQHNKNEGSDKRSRLFARDRGAPGSNKSKKHSLSVDLKPPADLNSSEPRKALVEQLSRVLPDDSLPDSVSLVSLADPGGALLATRLQEMNHRVLTTASPADIRATFTCLVTRIQKFCNSSAKPPAPIKVVIAGGDSFVNTVLRHYVDLLSFRPPDWQNYLKFLVVPLGSNTLSKYLSSIDGMYSMLFSDEWKDLLEREGGGASECAVRVSEYLAVAGTTLLLPIAEAMVTYRETDDSSQIFIPFINDVRVGCPDSSSSASVDLDESNATMSGSPPSLPPPGLPIPPPGRLTPPSSPNVGQPMREGWEPVELQLDYWSKQTQGEKGKNTLRQAFRALHVQRLPPHGETPGNHLSMNYTTKEKKQKNYFLFAFFHVIPSHNVATFTVMRLGKKKEKEKENEPKSQTVDGVTRLICSAKTHNIPLRVSIDGTEWYGVKFFQLSAQWQTHIKTFPIALLEYSSQQQSPNPT